In Hyphomicrobiaceae bacterium, the following are encoded in one genomic region:
- a CDS encoding methanol/ethanol family PQQ-dependent dehydrogenase, translated as MRKSAIACGLLASVAYTAPVLANDDSMKLSQDPKNWAQQSGNYAGTRYSKLDQITTANVGSLKVAWTFSTGVLRGHEGSPLVIGNTMYLHTAFPNNVYALNLDDENKIIWQYSPKQDPSVIPVMCCDTVNRGVQYAEGKILLHQADTSLVAIDAKTGKELWKSVNADPKKGETGTGAPIIIKDKVMIGVSGAEFGVRCFMTAYDLNSGKRVWRAYSMGPDDEILVDPEKTMSLGKPVGKDSSLKTWNGDQWKNGGGSIWGYMAYDPELNLFYYGTGNPSTWNPAQRAGPDGKQIDQKWSMTMFARDPDTGMAKWAYQMTPFDEWDYDGINEPILATLKIGGKDRKVAVHFDRNGFAYTWDRATGELLVAEKYDPAVNWATHVVMDPKDPQYGRPQVVAKYSTFLNGQDVNTKGICPAALGSKDQQPASFSEKTGLFYVPTNHVCMDYEPFKVSYTAGQPYVGATLSMYPAPDSHGGMGNFIAWDGAAGKIVWSKPEQFSVWSGALTTAGGVAFYGTLEGYLKAVDQKDGKELFKFKTPSGIIGNVFTYEHKGKQFVGVFSGVGGWAGIGLAAGLTNPTDGLGAVGGYAGLSNYTRLGGSLTVFSLP; from the coding sequence ATGCGCAAAAGTGCAATCGCATGCGGATTACTCGCATCTGTTGCCTACACGGCGCCCGTTCTGGCCAACGACGACTCGATGAAGTTGTCGCAGGATCCAAAGAACTGGGCTCAGCAGTCGGGCAACTATGCGGGTACTCGCTACTCGAAGCTTGACCAGATCACCACTGCCAACGTTGGCAGCCTGAAGGTGGCCTGGACGTTCTCGACGGGTGTTCTTCGTGGTCACGAAGGTTCGCCGCTCGTCATCGGCAATACGATGTATCTCCACACGGCGTTCCCGAACAACGTTTACGCGTTGAACCTGGACGACGAAAACAAGATCATCTGGCAGTACAGCCCGAAGCAGGATCCGTCGGTTATCCCCGTCATGTGCTGCGACACGGTCAACCGTGGCGTGCAGTACGCTGAGGGCAAGATCCTTCTTCACCAAGCCGATACGTCTCTCGTCGCTATCGACGCAAAGACCGGCAAGGAGCTGTGGAAGTCCGTCAACGCTGACCCCAAGAAGGGTGAGACCGGCACGGGCGCACCTATCATCATCAAAGACAAAGTGATGATCGGTGTTTCGGGCGCTGAATTTGGCGTTCGCTGCTTCATGACCGCTTACGACCTCAACTCGGGCAAGCGCGTATGGCGCGCCTACTCGATGGGCCCGGATGACGAAATCCTGGTCGATCCTGAGAAGACCATGTCGCTCGGCAAGCCGGTCGGCAAGGACTCCTCGCTGAAGACCTGGAATGGCGATCAGTGGAAGAACGGTGGTGGTTCGATCTGGGGCTATATGGCCTACGATCCTGAGCTGAACCTGTTCTACTACGGCACCGGTAACCCCTCTACGTGGAACCCGGCTCAGCGCGCTGGGCCTGATGGCAAGCAGATCGACCAGAAGTGGTCGATGACCATGTTCGCTCGTGACCCCGATACGGGTATGGCGAAGTGGGCTTACCAGATGACCCCGTTCGATGAGTGGGACTATGACGGCATCAACGAGCCGATCCTGGCAACGCTCAAGATCGGTGGCAAAGACCGCAAGGTCGCCGTCCACTTCGACCGTAACGGCTTCGCTTACACCTGGGATCGCGCCACTGGCGAGCTCCTGGTTGCTGAGAAGTACGATCCGGCCGTCAACTGGGCCACGCACGTCGTCATGGATCCCAAGGATCCGCAGTATGGCCGTCCGCAGGTCGTCGCTAAGTACTCGACGTTCCTCAACGGTCAGGACGTGAACACGAAGGGCATCTGCCCTGCGGCTCTCGGCTCGAAGGACCAGCAGCCTGCTTCGTTCTCGGAGAAGACTGGCCTGTTCTACGTTCCGACGAACCACGTTTGCATGGACTACGAACCCTTCAAGGTTTCGTACACGGCTGGTCAGCCCTACGTCGGCGCCACGCTGTCCATGTATCCGGCTCCGGACTCTCACGGCGGCATGGGTAACTTCATCGCTTGGGACGGCGCTGCAGGTAAGATCGTATGGTCGAAGCCTGAGCAGTTCTCGGTGTGGTCGGGTGCTCTCACCACCGCTGGCGGCGTTGCTTTCTACGGTACGCTGGAAGGCTACCTGAAGGCAGTCGATCAGAAGGACGGCAAGGAGCTCTTCAAGTTCAAGACTCCGTCGGGCATCATCGGCAACGTGTTCACCTATGAGCACAAGGGCAAGCAGTTCGTCGGCGTCTTCTCGGGCGTCGGTGGCTGGGCCGGCATCGGTCTGGCAGCTGGTCTGACCAACCCGACCGATGGTCTGGGCGCAGTCGGCGGCTACGCTGGTCTGTCGAACTACACCCGCCTCGGCGGCTCGCTCACAGTCTTCTCGCTGCCCTAA
- a CDS encoding c-type cytochrome, methanol metabolism-related, translating to MNKFGITLAVAALACSALSFQAIADDNSEVQARAKELGLEFKDGRYRDKDDNPAPVVTKDYKVDWGTWNGFRRYHDACHVCHGPNALGSTFAPSLGDSLKTMDYATFLQTVASGRIADRGGTKYVMPAFGDDRNVMCYIDDIYTYIKARSENMTDPKTGMPAGRPNGREDISPETKKTAAECFGE from the coding sequence GTGAACAAGTTTGGCATCACATTGGCGGTCGCAGCACTTGCTTGCTCCGCACTGAGCTTCCAGGCGATTGCCGATGATAACTCCGAGGTCCAGGCCAGGGCCAAAGAGCTTGGCTTAGAATTCAAGGACGGTCGTTACAGGGACAAGGACGACAATCCTGCGCCTGTCGTCACCAAGGACTACAAGGTCGACTGGGGCACTTGGAACGGCTTTCGCCGCTACCACGATGCTTGCCACGTTTGTCACGGTCCCAACGCGCTGGGCAGCACCTTCGCGCCCTCACTTGGCGACTCTCTGAAGACCATGGACTACGCGACGTTCTTGCAGACCGTCGCTTCGGGCCGCATCGCGGATCGCGGCGGCACCAAGTACGTAATGCCGGCATTCGGCGATGACCGCAACGTGATGTGCTACATCGACGACATCTACACCTACATCAAGGCGCGTTCTGAAAACATGACGGACCCGAAGACGGGTATGCCTGCGGGCCGTCCGAATGGCCGCGAGGACATCTCTCCGGAGACCAAGAAGACCGCCGCAGAATGCTTCGGCGAATAA